The DNA sequence TTATGGTATTGGACTTTAGTCtaaatattagaatttaaCTCAAAACAATTACTATCTGAATACCTCAAAATCGAGACAACAGAAATATAAAGAGATGCTCTTAGTGACTCGTGGGACATGACTATACTTATGAGGTGGAATATATACAACCATAACTTCCAGGGACGACTTGTGTTGACTCGGCAAAGACTTGATGCTCTTTTGATTGCACTAAGACTCTGCGGTACAACCAAAATCCACGAGAAGCAGAAATCGAAACTCATGGATTATTATAATTCTCCTGAGCAATATTCGCTTGATTCAACAATGCCATGGATAGGCATGTACATTGCAGCAGCTTCTGCCGTCTGCACACTTGCAATGGCGGCCGATGCTATCAGTGGCTTCCGAAGCAACAAGTATTGGCTCCCGTGTAAGTATTTCTCTCTCAACGCTTTCTCGCTTACAGTATTAGCCGTAGCCATGAAACTGCCCATAGATCTAACAAACGTGGACGTCACCTACGACGATAGAAACGCGAGGATTGGCAGCGTTGTTTTGATGTCGACTGCTATGAGTAATTTCATGACATCTTTGGGTTCCATGGAGAACAATGAGATTGTACTAAACCTGGCAGCTTTAGGCATTCTTGTCATCACTATTGCTGCAAATGTAATCATTCATCTTGCTCAGATGCGGACTGATGTATATTCAGTGTTGCTGCCCGAAATGGCTATTTCTGTTTTCATCGGGTTATCCTTCCTTTCAATATTATGTTGTGTGTCTCTGGTGGCTCCGGGAGCCAAAAGATATATAGGATTGAAGTATGATCAAATGCGCGAATTAGTCTCAAGTAGACAAGTGGAGTGGGGAAGGTCTAGTGTTGATGAAGTCGAAAATATGGTGAAAGCGTATTGGGTGATGGCTCAAACTAGCAGATCCCAATTCGTTCTCGCAAGGTCTGCCATTTCTTGTATTTCGGGACTCTTTTGTGTTTGCATAGCTCTATTGTTGGTAGAAGCTCGGGTTTTAGATGGACTTGTGTACTTCTCTAGGGATGCTGACTATATGGGTGAGGAAAGTGAATCAAACTATGGCTGGTCTGTCCGCTGGATTTTAAACACTCAGTCAATTGGAGTGGCAATTGGAACTATCGCTCCTCTGTTCAGATGGTTTGTTGCTTCATGGCTAAAGATTTCTGAGACGGAGCGAAGGAGCTTCAGAGA is a window from the Salvia hispanica cultivar TCC Black 2014 chromosome 1, UniMelb_Shisp_WGS_1.0, whole genome shotgun sequence genome containing:
- the LOC125202114 gene encoding uncharacterized protein LOC125202114 — translated: MDYYNSPEQYSLDSTMPWIGMYIAAASAVCTLAMAADAISGFRSNKYWLPCKYFSLNAFSLTVLAVAMKLPIDLTNVDVTYDDRNARIGSVVLMSTAMSNFMTSLGSMENNEIVLNLAALGILVITIAANVIIHLAQMRTDVYSVLLPEMAISVFIGLSFLSILCCVSLVAPGAKRYIGLKYDQMRELVSSRQVEWGRSSVDEVENMVKAYWVMAQTSRSQFVLARDADYMGEESESNYGWSVRWILNTQSIGVAIGTIAPLFRWFVASWLKISETERRSFRDELKVEKYWTWRLVEWRDRSLPFQLQNRFCKKLLRDAVRSFLNFCIRVQILFVSAGKSVLFLSARLGSAVFLYFSKNRSSVLVEETESREGAHADFRQYVLLLEGEPQLPNKILNNICNEADRLIQVGEKRQPVNLIQLFKKSSNFSGVGRFDSSQVPSLHSQEPPNCWSLPVVTLTAVSLALTGIAYEKANQLLVCMSEGFPIVKLIEEALDGTGELENIIKTAYVVWDEV